Proteins from a single region of Sphingomonas morindae:
- the fliN gene encoding flagellar motor switch protein FliN, with product MSEAPFPGTDDPDSLAARNFRLLADIPLRLSVEVGSTSLKLSELLDLNEGSVVELDRQANELLDILVNGTLVAKGEVVTVNGRFGIRIVDVVATETRLAGLERRA from the coding sequence ATGAGCGAAGCGCCCTTCCCGGGCACCGACGATCCCGACAGCCTTGCCGCGCGCAATTTCCGGCTGCTCGCGGATATTCCGCTGCGGCTTTCGGTCGAGGTCGGCTCGACCTCGCTCAAATTGTCCGAGCTGCTCGATCTCAACGAGGGCTCGGTGGTGGAGCTGGATCGCCAGGCCAATGAGCTGCTCGATATTCTGGTGAACGGCACGCTCGTCGCCAAGGGCGAGGTGGTGACGGTGAATGGCCGCTTCGGGATCCGCATCGTGGATGTCGTGGCCACCGAGACCCGGCTCGCCGGGCTTGAACGGCGCGCATGA
- a CDS encoding flagellar motor switch protein FliM, giving the protein MAKEPAGKGLKTRAEDGAQKVERFALGSESLRPGARLSGLDRLAERLARRLRDVLEPFAKAKPKVEHAPALTSRFDTWRDGLPEFTSVSLYRMRPMKGGMLIALAPDYVSRLVDAFYGGTGAPPKGAVRKREFTAAEERLLGRVTEGIVLAVVETWADIVNFEPQLAARETNAGYATLVRGDEPVVVQRFSVAGGGPGATTIDLVFPLAAMRAYESQLSAKVHAEAGAGDSEFRYRLARALENVSLPVRSVVARPTLSVKELLSLKVGDVIPITLAPKVPLIVGNRRLAEGTIGEQEGRAAFQIETLGALDRPGGHRI; this is encoded by the coding sequence GTGGCGAAGGAGCCGGCCGGCAAGGGGCTGAAGACGCGGGCCGAGGATGGCGCGCAGAAGGTGGAGCGGTTCGCGCTGGGCAGCGAATCGCTGCGCCCCGGCGCGCGCCTGTCCGGGCTCGATCGGCTCGCCGAACGGCTGGCGCGGCGGCTGCGCGACGTGCTGGAGCCCTTCGCCAAGGCCAAGCCCAAGGTGGAACATGCCCCGGCGCTGACCTCGCGCTTCGACACCTGGCGCGACGGCCTGCCCGAATTCACCAGCGTCAGCCTCTATCGGATGCGCCCGATGAAGGGCGGCATGCTGATCGCGCTCGCCCCGGATTATGTGAGCCGGCTGGTGGACGCCTTTTACGGCGGCACCGGCGCGCCGCCCAAGGGCGCGGTGCGCAAGCGCGAATTCACCGCCGCCGAGGAAAGGCTGCTGGGCCGCGTGACCGAGGGCATCGTGCTCGCGGTGGTCGAGACCTGGGCCGATATCGTCAATTTCGAGCCGCAGCTGGCCGCGCGCGAGACCAATGCCGGCTATGCCACGCTGGTGCGCGGCGACGAGCCGGTGGTGGTGCAGCGCTTCAGCGTCGCCGGCGGCGGCCCGGGCGCGACCACGATCGATCTCGTCTTCCCGCTGGCGGCGATGCGTGCCTATGAATCGCAGCTCAGCGCCAAGGTCCATGCCGAGGCGGGGGCGGGCGACAGCGAGTTCCGCTACCGGCTGGCGCGCGCGCTGGAGAATGTCAGCCTGCCGGTGCGCTCGGTGGTGGCGCGGCCGACGCTCTCGGTGAAGGAATTGCTTTCGCTCAAGGTCGGCGATGTGATCCCGATCACGCTTGCCCCCAAAGTGCCGCTGATCGTCGGCAACAGACGGCTTGCGGAAGGCACGATCGGCGAGCAGGAAGGACGCGCGGCGTTCCAGATCGAGACTCTGGGCGCGCTGGATCGTCCCGGGGGACATAGGATTTGA
- a CDS encoding flagellar basal body-associated FliL family protein, with product MSKDAKDKAAAPDAGAKKGGKKKLILTIVGALVLAGGGAAGGMFAAGMGGGGAHAKEPEVDPEAPKLVAREGQKAHPADQYKEIGSFAPDPKVYKPTYLTIEQNFTSNLRDTDGVVQLALSASTFYDQKVADAFKDNEMPIRSAILSVLADQDAIALQTPQGKDQLRAKLTDAINKVLVDKTGYGGVDNVYFSSFIIQ from the coding sequence ATGAGCAAGGACGCCAAGGACAAGGCGGCGGCGCCCGATGCGGGTGCCAAGAAGGGCGGCAAGAAGAAGCTGATCCTGACGATCGTGGGCGCGCTGGTGCTGGCCGGCGGCGGCGCGGCGGGCGGCATGTTCGCGGCCGGCATGGGCGGCGGCGGCGCGCACGCCAAGGAGCCCGAAGTGGATCCCGAGGCGCCCAAGCTGGTCGCGCGCGAGGGGCAGAAGGCGCACCCCGCCGACCAGTATAAGGAGATCGGCAGCTTCGCGCCCGATCCCAAGGTCTACAAGCCGACCTATCTGACGATCGAGCAGAATTTCACCTCGAACCTGCGCGATACGGACGGCGTGGTGCAGCTCGCGCTGTCGGCCTCGACCTTCTACGACCAGAAGGTGGCGGACGCCTTCAAGGACAATGAGATGCCGATCCGCTCGGCGATCCTGTCGGTGCTCGCCGATCAGGATGCGATCGCGCTCCAGACGCCGCAGGGCAAGGACCAGCTGCGCGCCAAGCTGACCGACGCGATCAACAAGGTGCTGGTCGACAAGACCGGCTATGGCGGCGTCGACAATGTTTATTTTTCGAGCTTTATCATCCAGTAG
- a CDS encoding flagellar hook-length control protein FliK, with protein MMDMLSLAAPAMAAADPLAPLAAAAPAGGTAGAAPGFAALMGDLSMPAAKGGDPVSAASPRGAQAPLPASLTAVAMAALDRAPTPATPLAPAGADADAPIATGAAARDPAALPSGGPDPAIAAEALQAPAPERPADPAASAPVPATSLPAVAPPPLAVPVANIPARPDRRPVAIATAALPTAAARADAPAASETDADADTAADAADAPHRSAPQAPADNAATLAAALAMTPIAPPAPAPATPAPSSAAAPVPPRASMAAPALAPQPIPAAAAPQPMTASADDAALEGAPVLQALQSAARLATEARPVTAPIASATPRATLLAAALPAAAPTSELLAARAASPRGAAASSTLALATADLAAAPAPLPSATETPTPAPLPSPLAPAAATPPPLPSAAMPTPLPSAAMPTPLPLTAAPTPAPTPVATRPGATPPASPAPASDEGAASAAAVLASPRVASAGVAMPRPADPLPSAPAAGVAPNTAAPMAAARLPAEGTAPPVAQAAAAPATPAPPIAAVSASPAPAAAPPVAPIAAAAPMPAAASHASPAARGRDRTRARDEAGAEGAAIPVSGTDAASSAVATPAATPLAPRAAIAATAPQAGAMLAAGGTDRLVAVARHAAWADGIARDIASAGSASGDARFALTPQGLGRIDVAISRGADGSAAVTLSASSEATRSALDEARPQLIAAAHGHGLHLSAVTVDLGGGGAGGEAGRQAAQQHQAQQADRPAMTNAASTNSLTDAGYSGGGSGDAGRQAQNQGQEQRQAPRAAPLPQTDAARPRRAAPAPAPARAADGQYA; from the coding sequence ATGATGGACATGCTCAGCCTCGCCGCGCCCGCCATGGCGGCGGCCGATCCGCTCGCCCCGCTCGCCGCCGCCGCGCCGGCCGGCGGCACGGCGGGGGCGGCGCCCGGTTTCGCGGCGCTGATGGGCGATCTCTCGATGCCGGCCGCCAAAGGCGGGGATCCGGTGAGCGCGGCATCGCCGCGCGGAGCGCAGGCGCCGCTGCCCGCCAGCCTCACCGCTGTCGCCATGGCCGCGCTCGACCGCGCGCCGACGCCCGCGACCCCGCTTGCGCCCGCCGGCGCCGATGCCGATGCGCCGATCGCCACCGGCGCCGCCGCTCGCGATCCGGCGGCGCTACCGTCGGGCGGCCCGGATCCGGCGATCGCGGCCGAGGCGCTGCAGGCGCCCGCACCGGAGAGGCCGGCCGATCCGGCGGCCTCCGCCCCGGTCCCGGCCACCAGCCTCCCGGCGGTCGCGCCGCCGCCGCTGGCCGTGCCCGTCGCCAATATCCCCGCGCGGCCCGATCGCCGGCCGGTCGCCATCGCCACGGCGGCGCTGCCGACGGCCGCCGCGCGCGCCGATGCGCCCGCCGCGTCCGAGACCGACGCGGATGCCGACACGGCAGCGGACGCGGCGGACGCGCCCCACCGGTCCGCGCCCCAGGCCCCGGCCGACAACGCCGCGACGCTTGCGGCGGCGCTGGCGATGACGCCGATCGCGCCGCCTGCGCCCGCCCCCGCGACGCCGGCTCCCTCGTCCGCCGCCGCGCCCGTGCCGCCGCGCGCGTCCATGGCCGCGCCGGCGCTTGCGCCGCAGCCGATTCCGGCCGCTGCGGCCCCTCAGCCCATGACGGCGAGCGCGGACGACGCGGCGCTGGAGGGCGCGCCCGTGCTGCAGGCGCTGCAATCGGCGGCGCGGCTCGCCACCGAAGCGCGGCCCGTGACCGCGCCGATCGCCTCCGCCACGCCGCGCGCCACGCTTTTGGCCGCCGCGCTGCCGGCCGCCGCGCCGACCAGCGAGCTGCTCGCCGCGCGCGCCGCCTCGCCGCGTGGCGCCGCGGCCAGCTCCACGCTCGCGCTCGCCACCGCCGATCTCGCCGCCGCGCCGGCGCCGCTGCCCTCGGCCACCGAGACGCCGACGCCCGCGCCGCTGCCGTCGCCGCTGGCTCCGGCCGCCGCCACGCCGCCGCCGCTGCCCTCGGCGGCCATGCCGACGCCGCTGCCCTCGGCGGCCATGCCGACGCCGCTGCCCTTGACGGCCGCGCCGACCCCGGCGCCGACCCCCGTCGCGACGCGGCCGGGCGCGACGCCGCCCGCGTCTCCCGCGCCCGCATCGGACGAGGGCGCCGCGTCCGCCGCCGCCGTCCTGGCATCGCCGCGCGTGGCGAGCGCCGGCGTGGCGATGCCGCGTCCGGCCGATCCGCTTCCGTCCGCCCCGGCCGCCGGCGTCGCCCCGAACACCGCCGCGCCGATGGCCGCCGCGCGCCTCCCGGCCGAAGGGACGGCGCCACCGGTCGCGCAGGCGGCTGCCGCCCCCGCGACCCCGGCGCCGCCGATCGCGGCCGTCTCCGCGTCCCCGGCTCCGGCCGCCGCCCCCCCGGTCGCGCCCATCGCCGCCGCCGCGCCGATGCCCGCCGCCGCCAGCCATGCGAGCCCGGCGGCGCGCGGCCGCGACCGGACGCGGGCGCGCGACGAGGCGGGCGCGGAGGGCGCCGCCATCCCCGTCTCCGGCACCGATGCCGCGTCCTCCGCCGTCGCCACCCCCGCCGCCACGCCGCTCGCGCCGCGCGCGGCGATCGCCGCCACCGCGCCGCAGGCCGGCGCGATGCTGGCGGCGGGCGGGACCGACCGCCTCGTCGCGGTGGCGCGCCACGCGGCCTGGGCCGATGGCATCGCCCGCGATATCGCCAGCGCCGGCAGCGCCAGCGGCGACGCGCGTTTCGCGCTGACGCCGCAGGGCCTTGGCCGCATCGACGTGGCGATTTCGCGCGGCGCGGACGGCAGCGCGGCGGTGACGCTCAGCGCCAGCAGCGAAGCGACGCGCAGCGCGCTCGACGAGGCGCGGCCGCAGCTGATCGCCGCCGCGCATGGCCATGGCCTGCATCTCAGCGCGGTGACGGTGGATCTGGGCGGCGGCGGCGCGGGCGGCGAGGCCGGGCGCCAGGCGGCGCAGCAGCACCAGGCCCAGCAGGCGGACCGGCCGGCCATGACAAACGCCGCGTCAACCAATTCCTTAACCGATGCCGGCTATAGCGGTGGCGGCAGCGGCGACGCGGGCCGGCAGGCGCAGAATCAGGGCCAGGAGCAGCGGCAGGCGCCGCGCGCCGCCCCGCTTCCGCAGACCGACGCCGCGCGCCCGCGCCGCGCCGCCCCGGCTCCGGCCCCGGCGCGCGCCGCCGATGGCCAGTATGCGTGA
- a CDS encoding FliI/YscN family ATPase, protein MSLADRAESLLAGLAVGEVAPRRIGKLVAYDGQMLEATGLAMPVGGSVRVIDADGHATRAEVVGFRGDRSLLMALDGDAPHANGGRVEPDAKGGVAEVGEALLGRVVDATGRPLDGLGPIGETHSWPLAGKPANPLDRARVTECFDMGVRAINGLLTAGVGQRIAICAGSGVGKSVLMGQMIQGAEADVIVVGLIGERSREVADFLATKLTPGVRERAVVVAVPADHPPVLRIRAAMRATAIAEYFREQGKRVLLLIDSLTRCAHAQRELGLSLGEPPTMKGYPPSALSMIPRLIERAGADAHSGGSITALYTVLADGDDGDDPIVDTARAIVDGHIILSRSLSEQGVFPAIDVGRSLSRVMADIVDEEHGRAAAVLRRLWSVYEENRDLILMGAYKAGSDPLIDMAVARHQEILDFLKQRPKDRIDMVHSSAELIERFGI, encoded by the coding sequence ATGAGCCTCGCCGACCGCGCCGAATCGCTGCTCGCCGGCCTGGCCGTGGGCGAGGTGGCGCCGCGCCGGATCGGCAAGCTCGTCGCCTATGACGGGCAGATGCTGGAGGCGACGGGGCTCGCCATGCCGGTGGGCGGCTCGGTGCGGGTGATCGACGCCGATGGTCATGCCACGCGCGCCGAGGTGGTGGGGTTTCGCGGCGACCGCTCGCTGCTGATGGCGCTGGACGGCGACGCGCCGCACGCCAATGGCGGCCGGGTGGAGCCCGACGCCAAGGGCGGCGTGGCCGAGGTGGGCGAGGCGCTGCTGGGCCGGGTGGTGGATGCCACCGGCCGCCCGCTCGACGGGCTCGGCCCGATCGGCGAGACGCACAGCTGGCCGCTCGCCGGCAAGCCCGCCAATCCGCTGGATCGCGCCCGCGTCACCGAATGTTTCGACATGGGCGTGCGCGCCATCAACGGCCTGCTCACCGCCGGCGTCGGCCAGCGGATCGCGATCTGCGCGGGTTCGGGCGTCGGCAAATCGGTGCTGATGGGCCAGATGATCCAGGGCGCCGAGGCCGATGTCATCGTGGTGGGGCTGATCGGCGAGCGCAGCCGCGAGGTGGCGGACTTTCTCGCCACCAAGCTCACCCCCGGGGTGCGCGAGCGCGCCGTGGTGGTGGCGGTGCCGGCCGATCACCCGCCGGTGCTGCGCATCCGCGCGGCGATGCGCGCCACCGCCATCGCCGAATATTTCCGCGAGCAGGGCAAGCGCGTGCTGCTGCTGATCGACAGCCTGACGCGCTGCGCCCATGCCCAGCGCGAGCTTGGCCTGTCGCTGGGCGAGCCGCCGACGATGAAGGGCTATCCGCCCTCGGCGCTGAGCATGATCCCGCGGCTGATCGAGCGCGCCGGCGCCGATGCGCACAGCGGCGGCTCGATCACCGCGCTCTACACCGTGCTCGCCGATGGCGACGATGGCGACGACCCGATCGTCGACACCGCGCGTGCGATCGTCGACGGCCATATCATCCTGTCGCGCTCGCTCTCCGAACAGGGCGTCTTCCCGGCGATCGACGTGGGCCGCTCGCTGAGCCGGGTGATGGCCGATATCGTCGACGAGGAGCATGGCCGCGCCGCCGCCGTGCTGCGCCGGCTCTGGTCGGTCTATGAGGAGAACCGCGATCTCATCCTGATGGGCGCCTACAAGGCGGGCAGCGATCCGCTGATCGACATGGCGGTTGCGCGCCACCAGGAAATCCTCGACTTTCTCAAGCAGCGCCCGAAGGACCGGATCGACATGGTGCATAGCTCGGCCGAGCTGATCGAGCGCTTCGGGATATGA
- the fliG gene encoding flagellar motor switch protein FliG has translation MPEPLPLPAPDGGAPMPKGSSAAAILLMLLAEDEAAQVLGRLDPDEVQMLGSAMFGVADVSEEEVDGVLDQFIGRARERTTIGFGADSQIRTMMERALGAERAENMLARITPPARSSALDSLKWMDAKTIAGLVEFEHPQIAALVLAHLEPPVAADVLQLLEEELQAEVIYRVATLGAVTQEALDDLERLLLRQVNKRSNGTAPARGGASEAAKIVNSTRTATEQRVIRQLAKLDKTLARAIEDEMFIFDNLMSVSDKDLGTLMRGVESDLLVVALKGADERLRQKIFGCMSSRAAQSIQDEIAERGPMRLAEVQEAQKQILAIARQLAQAGTINLGGKGEDYV, from the coding sequence ATGCCTGAGCCGCTGCCGCTTCCCGCCCCCGATGGCGGCGCGCCCATGCCCAAGGGATCGAGCGCCGCCGCGATCCTGCTGATGCTGCTGGCCGAGGACGAGGCCGCCCAGGTGCTGGGCCGGCTCGATCCGGACGAGGTGCAGATGCTCGGCTCGGCCATGTTCGGCGTCGCCGATGTGAGCGAGGAAGAGGTGGACGGGGTGCTCGACCAGTTCATCGGTCGGGCGCGCGAGCGGACCACGATCGGCTTCGGCGCGGACAGCCAGATCCGCACCATGATGGAGCGCGCGCTCGGCGCCGAGCGCGCCGAGAATATGCTCGCCCGCATCACGCCGCCGGCGCGCTCCTCCGCGCTCGATTCGCTCAAGTGGATGGACGCCAAGACGATCGCCGGGCTGGTCGAGTTCGAGCATCCGCAGATCGCCGCGCTGGTGCTGGCGCATCTCGAGCCGCCGGTCGCGGCGGACGTGCTGCAGCTGCTCGAGGAGGAGCTGCAGGCCGAGGTGATCTACCGGGTCGCGACTCTGGGCGCGGTGACGCAGGAAGCGCTCGACGATCTCGAGCGGCTGCTGCTGCGCCAGGTGAACAAGCGCTCCAACGGCACCGCCCCGGCGCGCGGTGGCGCCAGCGAGGCGGCCAAGATCGTCAACTCCACGCGCACCGCCACCGAGCAGCGCGTGATCCGCCAGCTCGCCAAGCTCGACAAGACGCTGGCGCGCGCGATCGAGGACGAGATGTTCATCTTCGACAATCTGATGAGCGTCAGCGACAAGGATCTCGGCACGCTCATGCGCGGTGTCGAGAGCGATCTGCTGGTGGTGGCGCTGAAGGGCGCCGACGAGCGGCTGCGGCAGAAGATCTTCGGCTGCATGTCCAGCCGCGCCGCCCAGTCGATCCAGGACGAGATCGCCGAGCGCGGCCCGATGCGGCTGGCCGAGGTGCAGGAGGCGCAGAAGCAGATTCTCGCCATCGCGCGCCAGCTCGCCCAGGCCGGCACGATCAACCTTGGGGGCAAGGGGGAAGACTATGTCTAA
- the fliF gene encoding flagellar basal-body MS-ring/collar protein FliF: MAELTAPSTNLVPAAAGALPAPVAGLAAGGMGGILQRIRSIAAQPAVAKSLPLMGLIGLLGAAALIWAVLHQAPQRDLFAGLPDADKAAVAAALDTAGIKYHLDASSGALTVPEDSYYRAKMLLAQQGLPKAAPDGDQLITNLPMGASRAVEGERLREAHEMDLARTIEAIDAVESAKVHLAVETPSVFLRDTAKPQASVMLRLRAGRALSDAQVQAIVHLVAASVSGLSPDDVSIVDQSGRLLSKSGGAGADDGADRQVALQTRMEDKYRQALASLLTPIVGDGNFTAEVHADLDFAEIASTRETYPKDGQVLAHEEGSWTADGSGGAKPATGIPGALSNTAPAAATSTATPNGQPVAQTPPQPNGPQAPGAAPGQAGAAAPGKTDESYNRSYTLGHEVSVTKNAVGTVRRLTVAVALRQAQGAKPLTPQQQAQIENLVKGAVGFDQTRGDIVSVSQQNFAPSDAATKPAWYQASWIGPVGRNLTAIIVAAILVFGIGRPLMKRRQAAVEQQRAAAEKERVDMGREMQSALAEQTAEISPDKPVTLDMIEAAPSYAARAALIRNFVRQDPDRAALVVRDLIRADMPKAAENA; the protein is encoded by the coding sequence ATGGCTGAACTGACCGCCCCCTCGACCAATCTCGTCCCCGCTGCCGCCGGCGCCCTGCCGGCGCCGGTCGCCGGCCTCGCCGCCGGCGGCATGGGCGGCATCCTGCAGCGCATCCGCAGCATCGCGGCCCAGCCGGCGGTGGCGAAGAGCCTGCCACTGATGGGGCTGATCGGCCTGCTCGGCGCGGCCGCGCTGATCTGGGCGGTGCTGCACCAGGCGCCGCAGCGCGATCTGTTCGCCGGCCTGCCGGACGCCGACAAGGCGGCGGTGGCCGCCGCGCTCGACACCGCGGGGATCAAATATCACCTCGATGCCTCGAGCGGCGCGCTGACCGTGCCCGAGGACAGCTATTACCGCGCCAAGATGCTGCTCGCGCAGCAGGGCCTGCCCAAGGCGGCGCCGGACGGCGACCAGCTCATCACCAATCTGCCGATGGGCGCGAGCCGCGCGGTGGAAGGCGAGCGGCTGCGCGAGGCGCACGAGATGGATCTGGCGCGCACGATCGAGGCGATCGATGCCGTGGAGAGCGCCAAGGTGCATCTCGCGGTCGAGACGCCGAGCGTGTTCCTGCGCGATACCGCCAAGCCCCAGGCGTCGGTGATGCTGCGGCTGCGCGCCGGCCGCGCGCTCTCGGACGCGCAGGTCCAGGCCATCGTGCATCTCGTCGCCGCCTCGGTCTCGGGCCTGTCGCCCGACGATGTGTCGATCGTCGACCAATCGGGCCGGCTGCTCTCCAAGAGCGGCGGCGCGGGTGCCGACGACGGCGCCGACCGCCAGGTGGCGCTCCAGACGCGGATGGAGGACAAATATCGCCAGGCGTTGGCCTCGCTGCTGACGCCGATCGTGGGCGACGGCAATTTCACCGCCGAGGTCCATGCCGATCTCGATTTCGCCGAGATCGCCTCGACCCGCGAGACCTATCCCAAGGACGGCCAGGTGCTCGCCCATGAGGAGGGCAGCTGGACCGCCGACGGCAGCGGCGGCGCCAAGCCGGCGACCGGCATCCCCGGCGCGCTGTCCAACACCGCGCCCGCCGCCGCCACCTCCACCGCCACGCCCAATGGCCAGCCGGTGGCGCAGACGCCGCCCCAGCCGAACGGCCCGCAGGCGCCCGGCGCCGCCCCCGGCCAGGCCGGCGCGGCCGCTCCCGGCAAGACCGACGAGAGCTACAACCGCAGCTACACGCTGGGCCACGAAGTGTCGGTGACCAAGAATGCGGTCGGCACGGTGCGCCGGCTGACCGTGGCGGTGGCGCTGCGCCAGGCGCAGGGCGCCAAGCCGCTGACCCCGCAGCAGCAGGCGCAGATCGAGAATCTGGTGAAGGGCGCGGTCGGGTTCGACCAGACCCGCGGTGACATCGTCTCGGTGTCGCAGCAGAATTTCGCGCCCAGCGACGCCGCCACCAAGCCCGCCTGGTATCAGGCGAGCTGGATCGGCCCGGTCGGCCGCAATCTCACCGCGATCATCGTCGCCGCGATCCTCGTCTTCGGCATCGGCCGGCCGCTGATGAAGCGCCGCCAGGCGGCCGTGGAGCAGCAGCGCGCCGCCGCCGAGAAGGAGCGCGTGGACATGGGCCGCGAGATGCAGTCCGCGCTCGCCGAGCAGACCGCCGAGATCAGCCCCGACAAGCCGGTGACGCTCGACATGATCGAGGCCGCGCCCAGCTATGCCGCCCGCGCCGCGCTGATCCGCAACTTCGTCCGCCAGGATCCCGATCGCGCCGCCCTGGTGGTGCGCGACCTGATCCGCGCCGACATGCCCAAGGCCGCCGAAAATGCCTGA
- the fliE gene encoding flagellar hook-basal body complex protein FliE: MTSITASSLLQMRAQILQQNAALQKAAGAAPSAPVAPAGGAAAPSGPGAADFGDALKSALGQVNQLQTKSDAMSASYERGDTTDVAAVMLAREQASVGFQATLQVRNKLLSAYKDIMSMPV; this comes from the coding sequence ATGACGAGCATCACCGCCTCCAGCCTGCTGCAGATGCGGGCGCAGATCCTCCAGCAGAACGCCGCGCTGCAAAAGGCCGCCGGCGCCGCCCCGAGCGCGCCGGTCGCGCCGGCGGGGGGCGCCGCCGCGCCGTCCGGCCCGGGCGCCGCCGATTTCGGCGACGCGCTCAAGTCGGCGCTCGGCCAGGTCAACCAGCTTCAGACCAAGTCGGACGCGATGTCCGCCTCCTACGAGCGTGGCGACACCACCGACGTGGCCGCCGTGATGCTCGCCCGCGAGCAGGCTTCGGTCGGTTTCCAGGCGACCCTGCAAGTCCGCAACAAACTCCTGTCCGCGTACAAGGACATCATGAGCATGCCGGTGTGA
- a CDS encoding sigma-54 interaction domain-containing protein, which yields MTMIGISNGAQRACPALSAWLAGVGIAAGPVTAALAAPRAAPRILADSERAHATPRDVLIAMAEGAPELILATATSPATLRFGFDDLPFALALIAELVRGAGPAVGEPESALYLTLATRVARSDATVLVLGETGTGKEGMARFIHAASPRAAKPFVAINCAALPESMLEAMLFGHVRGAFTGATAASEGLFRAAEGGTLLLDEIAEMPLGLQAKLLRAIQEREVLPVGATSPIKIDVRIIAAANRELAVEVQEGRFRADLYWRLNVMPLALKPLKARRLDIRAITAALLLRHARPGERLAWPTANALDRLMAHDWPGNVRELDNVLQRALLLRGGDRIEAEDLAIEVMHRAAAPVLSLVPAAPARRLADTARASEQDAIRAALEAAGGRRAAAAAALGISERTLRYRLAEMRAVAA from the coding sequence ATGACGATGATCGGGATCAGCAACGGTGCGCAGCGCGCCTGTCCGGCCCTTTCGGCCTGGCTGGCCGGGGTTGGCATCGCCGCCGGTCCGGTGACGGCGGCGCTCGCGGCGCCCCGCGCCGCGCCGCGCATCCTCGCCGATTCGGAGCGCGCCCACGCCACGCCGCGCGACGTGCTGATCGCCATGGCCGAGGGCGCGCCCGAGCTGATCCTCGCCACCGCCACCAGCCCGGCCACGCTTCGCTTCGGTTTTGACGACCTGCCCTTCGCGCTGGCCCTGATCGCCGAACTGGTGCGCGGCGCCGGCCCGGCGGTGGGCGAGCCCGAGAGCGCGCTCTACCTGACGCTCGCCACCCGCGTCGCCCGCTCCGACGCCACCGTGCTGGTGCTCGGCGAAACCGGCACCGGCAAGGAGGGCATGGCCCGCTTCATCCACGCCGCCAGCCCGCGCGCGGCCAAGCCCTTTGTCGCGATCAACTGCGCGGCGCTGCCCGAGTCGATGCTCGAGGCGATGCTGTTCGGTCATGTCCGCGGCGCCTTCACCGGCGCGACGGCGGCGTCCGAGGGGCTGTTCCGCGCCGCCGAGGGCGGCACGCTGCTGCTCGACGAGATCGCCGAGATGCCGCTCGGCCTGCAGGCCAAGCTGCTGCGCGCCATCCAGGAGCGCGAGGTGCTGCCGGTGGGCGCGACGAGCCCGATCAAGATCGACGTGCGAATCATCGCCGCGGCCAATCGCGAGCTGGCGGTGGAAGTGCAGGAAGGCCGGTTCCGCGCCGATCTCTACTGGCGGCTCAACGTCATGCCGCTGGCGCTCAAGCCGCTCAAGGCGCGCCGGCTGGACATTCGCGCGATCACCGCCGCGCTGCTGCTGCGCCATGCCCGCCCGGGCGAGCGCCTCGCCTGGCCGACCGCCAATGCGCTCGACCGGCTGATGGCGCATGACTGGCCGGGCAATGTCCGCGAGCTGGACAATGTGCTCCAGCGCGCGCTGCTGCTGCGCGGCGGCGACCGGATCGAGGCCGAGGATCTCGCGATCGAGGTGATGCACCGCGCCGCCGCGCCGGTGCTGAGCCTGGTGCCCGCCGCGCCGGCGCGTCGGCTGGCGGATACGGCGCGCGCCTCCGAGCAGGATGCGATCCGCGCCGCGCTCGAAGCCGCGGGCGGACGCCGCGCGGCGGCGGCGGCGGCGCTCGGCATTTCGGAGCGCACGCTGCGCTACCGGCTGGCCGAGATGCGCGCGGTCGCGGCGTGA